AGCAATAATTGACAGACACATCTGGTTGTCTTCTTCGTTACTGTACGCTATCCCATGATAGTGTTGGGACCAGAACTCCTCCTTCCTTTGAGAGCTGAGATGCATTCATTTCGGTATGAAAACTTGCATGACCTACACTGAGGAATCATTTCGATATCAAAGAGCATGGCCAGATGCGTACGTTTTATTATGTCAAGAAAGCTTAATGACATGCTACAGGATCCATTTTTGGTCCTTCCAAATCAACACAGGAAGTCGactagaagaagaaaaggaatgcTAGAGTTATCGGCAAGTAGCTCATTTCTCTTCCCGTTTCCTTTTCCCTGATTCATTGAAGTTAGTCTGGGGAAGGAACTGTTAGGAACTTAGATCTGCAAACATGTACATACTTGAAAAGCACAGTTTGACCTCCATCCACCAACTTGCTCCACTTTAGAAGCATGACACCATGttgaaggaagaaaaagaaagagaagtggAGCCGACCACTTCCTGCTGTCACAAAGCAGCTGAAGAGGGACTTGAGATGGTGTACATGTAGCGACCACTCAACAAGTACATCATTTAACATGCTTTTAAGGACCTTCGTTCTAATGGAAACCAATACAAGCAACGAGAAAGACGCAGTCTGAGTGATTTAACGTCTAATATGGGAATAGTTTATGTACTTATCAACGACGGGACGAGTGCGGGCTCAGATGTCTCCTGCACCGGGCCGGCGGCTTAGCAAACCCAACGGTCCTGTGCGAGGGAGGCGGACCGTGGCGTCTATGACGGAGCACGTCGCCTTGCAGGAACCGTAGAGGTCGAAGAGCCGGAACCGGTCGGCGATGGTGGTTACCCTCCGTGGAGAGGCATCGGGCACCCCCCAGAGCTCCTCCAGGTCGCCACCGGCGTCGGGGAAGTCCTTGGCGCATAGGGCGAGCGCCGCCGCGAACGGGTCGGCGGCGGCTAACCGCGCCGCGGAGCGCTTCTTTCGCGGGATGGGGAGGTCGGAGTGGGAGCGGACCGGGGGAGGGAGCGGGAGGAGGCGGTGGGCGGCGGCGTCCTCGTCTGCGGCGGCCGGGGAGAGGGCTTTGGGGATGCCGGGCCGCTGCTCCCAGGAGAATGGGACGGCGGAGAAGCGAGGGGAGGTGGAGGCGGAGCTGGAGAAGGAACGGGACCGGGAACTGGTCCGGGCGCGGGGTTCCTCCGGGGATCCAGCCGCGGAGTCGGTGGGGATCTTCGGTGACGGCAGTGTTTCCTCCATCGTCGACTCCCACTCCCCAGAAGATAAGACGGCAGGCGAAGAGAGGAGAGACGAAAGGTTCGTCATCGTGCTCTTCTGCCGCGATccgactgctctctctctctctctctctctctccctcgtgTGACCGTGTTCTCAACGACGTCTAAATAATGGACTTGGAACGGAGGAACTCAATTCGATTGGCGAGTAGAGAGGACGCATCAGCACCGTCGGATTACGTCAAGATAGAATCATAAAGCGGGAGGGGTATTGGCGCGCGTGGCGAGTGGTGGTATCATTATTTGGAACGCGACATGACAACGGAAGAGAGGGAGTGGAGACTGGCAGCGTGTCACTCTCATTCTTCTATTCATAAGAGACCACTGTTCTCTCTCTACATGTTTGGCAGAAGGACAGCACAATTCATGCTTCAGTCTTTACAAAATACTTGTCTTTCCCCCCAAAAAATTTGTCTATAGATTATATGAATGCATGATTCATATGATTAATCATGTCGGCATGTTTCCCCTTTATTAGAATGTACATGATGTCCACGGTATGATGATTCATATATTCTCCTAGAAATCTATGAATCGTCACATAAGATTGTCAAAAGATACACTCAATCCATGAAATTTAGGCCAAAGATGTTGACAATTTGACATGACACCACATTCTCTCTTTGATCAATACCAACCAAAGGTATCCAAGTGGCAAATCACTTCCTTCTGTGCCACAGCAGACGAATCAAACCCCCGTCGACGATATCAGACGTCAAAAACAGAAGCATGAAGGAACAGACAAAGACATACTGGCTCAAGAACACTCCAATTCACCTTTCTCCTTTGATTCTATGAATACGAAGCCATCTTTGTTGACCACCATTGCATGCATCAGCTACTTGGCAGCCTGAGTTGCACTAGAGTGCAGGAACTCATGATCCTCTTCATGCGTGGGGTTTTACAACAATATCTGCTTCTAGTTTCCTGTGGCTGTGGGAACTTTAAGGTCCACCACCGCAGTCAAGTAATGATTTCTGGCTGCAGGCAGCTCTTGGTTGCTGCAATCGGTAGTGAAGCAGCGGTCACAGGCTTTGAGAGCCCCAGCACGTCTCATGCATGAGAGACGATGGTTTTCTTGCTCTTGCTTGAGCTCTCTCTTCTTATAATTTGACGTATATGAGCATGAAAAGCTCAAAAAtcatttaaagaaaacaaataACAGAATATAAGATACAATGCTATACCAAAATTGCTGCAAAGGATCAATCTCCACTTGAACAGTAGAaggataagatgggctcacatctgGAACAGTCATCTAAGCCTCAGTTGAGAAAGGATAAGTGGTCCTTTTAATACTGTTGTTAATGTCATCTATTCATTGCTTGAATTCTCGTATTGCCTAAAGTATGTTCAACCAAATCGATTAGACTCttagagttttctttttttttatttgttaacaTTGGAAAGGAAAAAATTAGTCTTAAGCTTCTTAATTGGGATTGCATTACTAGCCCTAAGGTGGAGGGGGGCTGTGGTATCCACAACTCTCATTCTTATCAAAATGATCCTTTTTATCCTTAACAGATCTAATCTTTTATGGGAGAATAATATCATTCAAAGGAATTGATATTGGGAACCCAACATACACTCAGTTATTTTTTGGTCTTGGAAATGTGTTTCTAATATATGGTAACTTTAGAAAATTTATAGTAAATAAGACACAAATAGATACATGACATGATCCCTCCATCTTGATATATCCTTGAGAGATAGTCTACTTTCTTTAACATTCATGAAAGAAGACAGTGTGATAGGGTTTTAAATTTTAATGTATCACCCGACTTTATTGGCTTGGATCTGGACTTTGTTAGTATAAAATAAGAATCATACTATTATGTAAAATAAATTTAACATCAAAATTTGAAATCAACTAACTATATATCAAAATTAGGATACATAAATTTTGATAATATTCAGAATACCTTTATTTGATTCATAAAACACATTCTATAGTTCGATATGTAAAatgcaataataataatttataaaaagaacTAAGCTCTCgttctcttctctttttatcttttataagACCATTATGGGTGATGAAATAGGGTCTAAAGAGAGACAAAAATAGATATATGATCTCGTGTCATATTATATTGTATATTGTGTATAGTCCTTAGGAGATTCTAAAGAACTAAACTGTTCAAGACTCAATCAATATATCATTTCTGAGGTACTCATAGCAATTCTTAAGATTAATAGCCAATAACATAAATTGTCTTATTCATATTaactatcttaaaatttataataaaaaatatctttgCTTTATGCGATAAATCAATATCACTACTAACAACTAAAATATCATCCACGTATgaaaccaatataataaacttgttctaactaattttgaaatatacacattgattaataatattttttgaatttctaagaaagtaataatattataaaattttatatatcactatttagaagcttgtttaaggttatAAACAGACTTTCTAAGTTTGTAAACCcaactttctttcttttctctatgTTATTGAGATATATTATTTGTTCATTCATTTGATctaattcaaaataataataagctaCTAATATTATGATCGATCCCTAATGAGTCCCTTTTAGAAATATAAGAAAATTTCTCATTATAATTGATTATCTTTTAGAATCATTGCTTTACTTATAAAAATGATAAAGGGTCTATTTTGATTTCTATATTATACTTTGGTTTTTATCGATGTACCATATAATCATCACAATTGGTAGGTCTCCTTTCTCTTTAAGATTTTTTTCAGAATTATTGATTATGATTGTTTTATAAGATTATCAATAACAATATCATATAGGGGTTCATCAATACTATTTTGTTATTCAATGATTTGATAaacaataatctctcgaataaaaaatgataatggaGTATCAACTTGTATCACCTTTATATCAATATTAATATTTCAAGATTTTTCATtcctactaattttgtcatattCTAATAATCTTTCATTACTATATCTACTATTTATATGCTCGGCaataaaatttatatcatttggatttttctagataacaaataaaataccTAGAAGATtcatttttttcatatatattgAAGACTATTATCTTTGTAAAACAACTTTGTAGATATCTCAAATTAGATTTTATATGAGTTTATAATTCAAATGGAGTTGATGAGACTAACTTATTAGAATCCAtgtttaagatatatataattgttTAAGAACTTCACCCTACATCAACTCAAATATAGAGAAATAattcatcatgctcctaatcatGTCCATAATggtatgatcttatctttcagtaATGTTATTCTTTTGTAGCATATTTGATAAAGTATATTAAGTATAAATACCTCACTTTTCTATGAATCTAACAAATGGATCAGGATTCTTTATCGTACCTACTATAAAATTGATCACTCATGTCAGATCATAATTTTAACTAATCTATCTAATTATGTCTCAACTTTGTTTATGTACACATCGAGTTTTAATAGCTtaagattttttatatattagaTACACATACTCATATCTTGATagattatttataaatatgataaaatatttcttGTCACTAAAACAAGAAATATGAATTGGTTCACAGatatcaatataaataatttaaaggaGATTCTTATTTTTTGTGATATTTTCCTTTTATATTTAGTTTGATTTCCTTTAATGCAACCTATCCtagcatcaaaatcaataaagtctaaattttctaaaatattatttttcattaatatTTCAATTCTTTTATTGGAGATATGTCCCAAACGTTTGTAATATTTCATAAGATAGAAGATttcttattattaaaaatatatttcaatctaaCATTTGATTGCAGATATACCatatctttgcaaactcaagatttaaattaattttgtatAAACAATTATATAGGATTCCAGAACtaattttttttgaatcataaaatataatgagATTATCATCactaaaagaaagacaatatcttaatatatcaattttagaaactaaatttctagaaataataAGAACATAGCATGTATCTGTAAGATCCATTAGATGActcatcttttagtatatgtgataAGTTTTcactattataaattttattttgagaTGATTTTCTATAACGATgaatctttcatattcttttatGTTTCAAGTTAAAAAACATCCTTacatattattgataatataagTTATAGCATTAGAATTAGAAGGAACTTCTATGTTGGATTGGAAATATACAAagtttaagtttagaattttagTTTTGAATTAAGCCTTTGTGTTGAATGTAGTTATTTTTTATGTCCTTTTTTGCTATAAAAAAACATTTCactataaagattttttttcactAGTTTGTTTAGTATTTTTAGACTTGACAAATTTATTTAGTAGACGACggttcaacttttttttttttactatcttATTGAGTAGAAGTTAAAACATTATGAGATCTTTTTTGACTTAATATTAATTCTTTCTAAGGACATATTAGTCAGCTCATTCAAATCTCATCTATCCTTActtgtattgtagtgaatcttgaatgagtCAAATTAAGGAAGAGAATTAATAATGAATTATACGAGAAAAAACTCATCTATATTCATGTATAATAGTTTAAGTTTTACAACTTTATTAGTCATATTAAGGATATGATCTTGAATCCCTCGAGTGCCATCATAGTAAACCATAGTCAGTTCTTTCAGTAATGTATCATGACTTATCAGTAGATTTAAATCGATCTTTAATAGCTCTCAAATAATCACAAAGCTTTTTAAATCTTTTCTAACCatttatttcattattttttttatagagtTTTTATCAGTCAAGTCTATAAGTTTTTTGACAAATAAGACTAAGTTAAAATCTAATACATCAGAGAGTATAGGGATACTAAAAGCATGAGAATGTATGGAAAAAAGtatcattataaaatataaaatatcattaatattttaagtttttaaaatatgatGAAGTATTAATACCATCCATATTTCACCTTCGGGTAAACTTTTGATATATCTAATATTTActaaaaattatatatgaaaGATTAATATGTAGAATAGTATTGTTATCTTTAGATATATAATTCTTAACCATAAAGATATTCAAAATAGTATTATCCTATCTCataacataattatttgaagtaaaATTTTCTttaagattatctaaatctcctaattatatgtgtcattataaatattatttttcttaatattatttaataataatattttatataattttataaatcatTAATCCAAATCACTTTGGTAGCTAGACTAATAtactaatataaaatatattttaaaatattttataaataataaaatatttattataattcacaatGCATAAGTCTATCATCTTTAGCCATTTTAGCAACTAttagttagataaaacttatagatataaattataaataatatttactaaatttttattaatataatttatatgaaaatagtttattaataataaaataataaatataataattattatatttatcaatataaaagaaaactcatatgatgactataatcatgataaaatataaataattattttatataaaaataaatatatttcataattttCTTTCATGGTCATGTATTTAAGAGTCACATAAATATCTAAAACAATAATTAAAATTTCTTAATAGCACAACTAGTTAATCTTAACAATAATAAATTATGTCACATGGATAGaaataaaatatctataatttatttttttatttaattctgataaaaatatttatcaagttttatgacataattttattattattaaattatgacTACTGAGATAATATTATCAAATCAAAAGGATAAAATGGTAGGCAACggatatcaataaaaaataatcaatttaATAAGGGTCAAATAGAAATTTTGTGACTAAGTGCATAAGTAAAAAATACTTGATTTTCAAAGAGTAAAAATGTTAGGGATATCGACTAAAATTAATAACTTTCATAAGGCTAAAATTAAGCTTCATTAGGTGAAAatactaaaaccctaaaaccctctcATAGTGGTCGCCATAGTTATACTATGTTTCCCATAGACATATGACTTAGTTGACCGATGATTCTTCATCCTGACACCCATGTTCATGGTTACTACGCACTAACATAGTGTCACCATTGCATGTCATGCGTTATCATTCGCCATTACACATCTTTCGACCATCGCCAAAACCATAGCCAGTTCATTACCTATAGTGTTGTGTATTGCCATAATACCTTCGTCCATCGCTCACAAGCAGTGGTGCACTCGGGTAGGGCCAATGATCGTTAGAGGTTATCACTTGTCATTAGGCTATTACATACAATAGTCACTGCTGCCACGCTTTTGCTATTGCTGCCATTGCCTATCATCGACCATCGTTACTACACACTAGTTGGgctaacaaccagaccttcacTCGTCGCCAAGCCTACCGCATAGAGCAAATGCCCATAATATGGTTGTTGCCATGCTTTTGTTGTGCTTCTTATGCCATGGTCGGCAATCATAGTAAGCTATCGCCCTCCGTTAGATTATCTCATATGATAGCGATGACTTCACAACACATAGTAGCACCGTCGCATCCTAGTAGGTCGAGCAACCACAATAAACCATCGACCAATCGCCGCACCTCTGATGATAATATGCTATTATCCATGGCAATGTCGATAATATCCCTATCATGGAATGCAAGCTGCCCACGACCGTCAACAAGAAACCTCCATCTTCTGCAAGTAGGTGATTAGAGTAAATATGATAAACAAATAGATTGATGACGTCCTTTTATAAGCGAATGGTACTCACaaacatatcaaaatataaattaaatctatataattttatgatcaaaggtatttgatttcaaacatggctttgataccaattattagcatAAAATTAAAATGATACTATTATGCATAATAAATTTAATCTCagaatttaaaatcaaataaacaTCAATCAAGATTAGGATACATACTTTTCGATGCCTTTCAAATTATCTTTATTTGATTCTTACAATACTCTTTGTAGTTCGATTCGTAAAACACAATAACAACAATATGCAAAGAGAACTAAAGtctcctcctctcttcctatctttcatAAGATAACCATGAGTAATGAAATAAGAgctaaaaaaagataataatatatctatAAACTTGTCATATTGTATCATATATTTTGTATAGCCCTTAGACAAGACAATATTATATATAGTAAGAGAGAACAGAAGGTCTAACATAAATAATTATGAGAGTTTCTCATATTAAAAGCCTTCTCCTAAATAATCATATTATAAGTGAACTTTTTTCTATTGATCGATAAACATAAACAGAAtctaattaaaattataatatatcttatctaattaaatataacTATAGGTCAAAAATATCTATACTTTTCATAATTGGGAGAGGAACCATTCCACAGACAATACAGTGCGTTGAAAGGTACTAGAGTTTATGGATGACTCATGGGGTGAAAGTCTTCATTTGGAAGCTCCTATTGGTTAGAGAATCAATATTTGCTTGGATCTGTGGCTTCTCTAAGTTTGCTGTTTCACCATGTCCTGTTTATAACTAAGGACACATTGTGCAAAGCAAAATTTATCTTCGTTTCTCATTCTTCGACTCTTAGAACTTTGGTAATTGATTGTGTGAGGGATAGAATTTTGATAGAACTTAAAGAAAAACTCTTCTTAATATTGATTATTAATTCTCTTTAGATTCTCTGAAACCACCGTACAGTTCTTATTGTGCAAAGCTGTTGTGCGAACACCCATGCTATGTGAGGTGCGGAGGGTGACGAGCAACAATCGATTCTTTGATGCTTTTGCTATTGTTCCTTCGGCTTTCACTTATGTGCTCGAATGCAAtgcttctttctcctcctctgctGAAGCTATAGGTTTAGGTTTCATCCTCAAAAGACAGGGAAGAAAACATCCTCGAAGTGGCAACTCTTACTCTACTACTGCCCAAAGTATTATGCAAGCTGAATGTAAAGCTATACCAGAAGGAATCAAATACATTACTTCAGAAGGCATTGATTCGGTTCAAATACTAATCACTACTCTGTTTTAATTTATAGCAAGTTAGCAATGATAGCGAATATACAATTAGTCGGTCATTACCTATCATGTAAGCGTTAGACGACCCAACACTCGCTTACCCGCATGGATAGAAGTCCAAGTGGTAACTCGGATCGATTACAAATTACCTCCCTAACGGAATATTCATAGAAATATTTTCATGAGTCCATGAGCAACTCGAGTCAGTTACAAACCGTCTCCTTTATGAAATATTCAAATGAATATTTTCTTGAGCTCAGAGATAACTCGGGTCGGTTACAAACCGTCTTTCTTAGTGAAATTTTTATGTAATATTTGATCTCTTCAAGGTTGAGTATAAAAATCCACCCTCAATTAATCATATACTTTGTATTATTGTGATGAGAACTTCTGTGATTTGAGGGAATTATAGCTGGAAAGTCTCGGCGCAGTATGGAATTGGAGATTAATAACGTGTATTCCTCTTTAGTACGAGTACGGGTTGGGATTTTTCTTATTGGATCGCACCCAAAAGTTTGGGTTCGACTAAATCCGAGTTTGGTCAAATTAGGAGTGTGTCGGATCGGAATCCGATTGCGTTGCGTTGGGTCATAAATACGGTCCAATTAAAATCTATCTCACGTTATCGGATCGGAGTCTTATAGGGTTGTCGCTCCAATTAAATTCTCTCTCACGTTATCGGATCGGATCCGGGTCTGTGTAGAGGATCGGTTTTGCTGGTCCGATTACGCACGGATCTCAAAGCAAATCCAACGATGCTCTGCGTAAGCTCAGCTATGATATGgtatgcataaatgcatatatacatCCATACATACGGCATACATGTTCTATATGTATAGGTTTGTCATAGGAGAACGAGCGCCGCCGGAAGTCTCCAGGAGAGGAGTCGTCTATCGGGAGTTCCTCGAGAGCCAGACATGGCGTTGAGCCGCGGCATCCGATCCGGGTTGAAGCTTTTGTCGCACTCCGAAGCCGCCCTTCCCAGATCAGGCGGGTCTATTCTCCCCCCTC
The window above is part of the Musa acuminata AAA Group cultivar baxijiao chromosome BXJ2-6, Cavendish_Baxijiao_AAA, whole genome shotgun sequence genome. Proteins encoded here:
- the LOC135615019 gene encoding uncharacterized protein LOC135615019, whose protein sequence is MTNLSSLLSSPAVLSSGEWESTMEETLPSPKIPTDSAAGSPEEPRARTSSRSRSFSSSASTSPRFSAVPFSWEQRPGIPKALSPAAADEDAAAHRLLPLPPPVRSHSDLPIPRKKRSAARLAAADPFAAALALCAKDFPDAGGDLEELWGVPDASPRRVTTIADRFRLFDLYGSCKATCSVIDATVRLPRTGPLGLLSRRPGAGDI